A section of the Cherax quadricarinatus isolate ZL_2023a chromosome 97, ASM3850222v1, whole genome shotgun sequence genome encodes:
- the LOC128704946 gene encoding salivary glue protein Sgs-3-like isoform X2 yields MKTGFFWTSYFECEPGTVFSDDLDQCVFPHMVRPPCGTYYPSTTTTHPTTASTITPAPPPTTPSTTTTTTTTTPAPPPTTPSTTTTTTTTPAPPPTTPSTTTTTTTTTPAPPPTTPSTTTTTTTTTPQPHREQLNTTVSPFTHLSCRFSEEFCYQQPPCPPDTVTRTLCRGCYIGNTFIPASVVCNAEGHLFEPETNACILDPAKNINCILGPPSPALTTTTTPRSTTTTTPRTTTTTTPRTTTTTTPRTTTTTTPRTTTTTTPRSTTTTPRTTTTTPRTTTTTPKTTTTTTPRTTTTPKTTTTTTPETTTTTTPKTTTTPKTTTTITTPKTTTTRRTTTTTRRTTTTTTPAPITVPVSLEISIPCSDNDLLHVVHTVENLGCSQYFLCSGGEFKGQKYLCAGYYECSKGAGGRWQVSERACPANLLFSEELDQCAPPPTADELC; encoded by the exons ATGAAGACTGGCTTCTTCTGGACGAGTTACTTCGAGTGTGAGCCAGGGACAGTGTTCTCTGATGACCTGGATCAGTGTGTCTTCCCCCATATGGTGAGACCTCCTTGTGGTACCTACTAtcctagtactaccactacccaccCCACTACTGCATCTACTATTACTCCTGCTCCACCTCCAAcgacaccatctaccaccacaacaacaaccaccacaactccGGCTCCACCTCCAACGACGCcatctaccacaacaaccaccactactactccggCTCCACCTCCAACAACCCcatctaccacaacaaccaccactactacgactcCGGCTCCGCCTCCAACAACTCcatctaccacaacaacaaccaccactaccactccacaaCCACATCGAGAACAACTTAATACCACAGTATCTCCTTTCACACATCTATCATGTAGATTCAGTGAAGAATTCTGTTACCAGCAACCACCCTGTCCGCCAGACACGGTAACAAGAACCCTATGCAGGGGATGTTACATAGGTAACACCTTCATCCCAGCATCGGTAGTGTGTAACGCTGAAGGCCACCTCTTCGAACCGGAAACCAACGCCTGTATTCTCGACCCAGCTA AGAATATCAACTGTATATTGGGACCTCCCAGCCCCGCcttaacaactaccactacacccagatctacaacaactaccacacccagaactacaacaactaccacacctagaactacaacaactaccacacctagaactacaacaactaccacacctagaactacaacaactaccacacctagatctacaactaccacacccagaactacaactaccacacctagaactacaactaccacacccaaaactacaaccaccaccacacccagaaCTACTACCACACCtaaaaccaccactactactacacctgaaaccaccactactaccacgcccaaaaccacaaccacacctaaaacgaccaccactatcaccacaccaaaAACCACAACCACACGtagaactaccactaccacacgaagaaccaccaccactaccacccctgccccgaTAACAGTGCCGGTATCACTCGAGATCAGCATCCCGTGTTCCGATAACGACCTGCTGCACGTCGTACACACAGTTGAGAACCTTGGCTGCTCCCAATATTTCTTGTGTTCTGGCGGCGAATTTAAG GGTCAGAAGTACCTGTGTGCTGGGTATTACGAGTGTAGCAAAGGTGCTGGGGGACGATGGCAAGTGTCTGAGCGCGCGTGTCCAGCAAACCTGCTCTTCAGTGAGGAACTGGATCAGTGTGCACCTCCTCCTacag